The following coding sequences are from one Paenibacillus sp. JDR-2 window:
- the cls gene encoding cardiolipin synthase codes for MIGWLTAIIIFLLLYSAQPVVIVWIERRLPAKAAAWIVIALAVPVLGFAGYWMVGRSRRVKEGRAVSREYEQAAERLSICAAGPGELGQSGLLEQEQLLRLLRVCSGRPVTLGNQVKVLTNGRETFASILEEMKQASHHIHLDYYTIRDDGIGREFLNILTAKAKAGVEVRVLYDGIGSVKLSKRYVRELKRSGVQVSCFSPPGAALLNRLLNSRNHSKIAVIDGKVGFVGGINIGDEYLGKDKKLGFWRDTQLRLEGDAVYFLQELFMKDWELAVKERLPVNAGYMPEHDPDEALQEPVLIVSSGPDRSGEPILETAFAAVKAARTSVYISTPYFIPDESLLAMLGSAAKSGVDVRLVIPGIPDTQLVLWATLSFVERMLEAGVRVYRYQKGFIHAKVMIVDELLAVVGTANMDMRSFHSNFEQNAVLFDAGTIKHLKRDYEQDLLDSRELDLEDFRQRPKKEKAAEAAARLLSPLL; via the coding sequence ATGATCGGTTGGCTTACGGCAATAATCATATTTTTACTCCTGTATAGCGCTCAGCCTGTCGTCATTGTATGGATCGAAAGACGTCTTCCGGCGAAAGCGGCTGCATGGATTGTCATTGCGCTGGCCGTTCCTGTTCTTGGTTTTGCGGGATATTGGATGGTTGGCCGTTCGAGACGCGTCAAGGAAGGACGGGCAGTCTCGAGAGAATACGAGCAAGCTGCCGAGCGTTTGTCTATTTGTGCTGCCGGTCCCGGCGAGCTTGGGCAATCCGGCTTACTGGAGCAAGAACAGCTGCTTCGACTCCTGCGCGTTTGTTCCGGCAGACCGGTTACGTTAGGCAACCAAGTGAAGGTGCTGACAAACGGGCGGGAGACGTTTGCCTCTATATTAGAAGAAATGAAGCAAGCTAGTCACCATATTCATCTGGACTATTACACGATCCGCGATGACGGAATTGGCCGGGAGTTTTTGAATATCCTGACCGCCAAAGCCAAGGCAGGCGTTGAGGTACGCGTGTTGTATGACGGGATTGGAAGCGTCAAATTAAGCAAGCGGTATGTTCGCGAGCTGAAGCGGTCGGGCGTGCAGGTAAGCTGTTTTTCACCGCCGGGCGCGGCTTTGCTCAATCGGCTCCTGAACAGCCGCAATCACAGCAAGATTGCTGTAATTGACGGGAAAGTCGGATTTGTAGGCGGCATCAATATCGGAGACGAGTATTTGGGCAAGGATAAGAAGCTTGGATTTTGGCGGGATACGCAGCTTCGGCTTGAAGGGGATGCGGTTTATTTCCTGCAGGAGCTGTTTATGAAGGATTGGGAGCTGGCCGTTAAGGAACGTCTGCCGGTGAATGCAGGTTATATGCCGGAGCATGATCCGGATGAAGCTTTGCAGGAGCCGGTGTTAATTGTGTCCAGCGGGCCCGACCGGAGCGGTGAGCCTATCCTGGAGACGGCGTTTGCTGCCGTAAAAGCGGCCCGGACAAGCGTCTATATTTCAACGCCGTATTTTATACCGGATGAGAGTCTGCTAGCCATGCTAGGGAGTGCCGCAAAAAGCGGGGTAGATGTGCGGCTCGTTATTCCCGGTATTCCAGACACGCAGCTCGTTTTATGGGCGACCTTGTCGTTTGTAGAGCGGATGCTGGAAGCCGGGGTTCGGGTGTACCGTTATCAGAAAGGCTTCATTCACGCAAAAGTGATGATCGTGGATGAGCTCCTTGCGGTAGTGGGAACGGCCAATATGGACATGAGAAGCTTTCACAGCAACTTCGAGCAAAATGCGGTATTGTTCGACGCTGGGACGATCAAACACTTGAAGCGGGATTACGAGCAGGATCTGCTCGACAGCCGCGAGCTTGATCTGGAAGACTTTCGGCAAAGGCCGAAAAAGGAAAAGGCAGCGGAGGCCGCTGCCAGGCTGTTATCGCCGCTCTTGTAA